A stretch of Coccidioides posadasii str. Silveira chromosome 2, complete sequence DNA encodes these proteins:
- the UGP1 gene encoding UTP-glucose-1-phosphate uridylyltransferase (EggNog:ENOG410PIQZ~COG:G~BUSCO:4483at33183) — MASRAIPSHLRAPNTESRSAEERSFVRHHGKSQSHMAFEHASTNVAASQMRNALNALSDTVKDPSEKKRFEAEMDNFFSLFRRFLNDKAKGNVLSWDRIAPPQPNQVVEYSELSNSASVDYLKKLAVIKLNGGLGTSMGCVGPKSVIEVREGMSFLDLSVRQIEYLNRTYNVNVPLVLMNSFNTDDDTQSIIKKYEGHNIDIITFNQSRYPRVLKDSLLPAPKDYSSPITDWYPPGHGDVFESLYNSGTLDKLIERGVEIVFLSNADNLGAVVDMRILEHMVTNNSEYIMELTDKTKADVKGGTIIDYEGKARLLEIAQVPKEHVNEFKSIKKFKYFNTNNIWLNLRAIKRVVEESALEMEIIPNEKSIPADKKGEADISIIQLETAVGAAIRFFKGAHGVNVPRRRFLPVKTCSDLMLVKSDLYTLQHGQLVIDPNRFGGAPLIKLGTDFKKVSDFQKRIPSIPRILELDHLTISGAVNLGRGVTLKGTVIIVATEGSTIDIPPGSILENVVVQGSLRILEH, encoded by the exons ATGGCCAGCAGGGCAATTCCATCGCACCTTCGCGCTCCAAACACCGAGTCTCGCTCCGCCGAGGAAAGAAGCTTCGTCAGGCATCATGGCAAGTCTCAGTCACACATG GCCTTCGAGCATGCCTCCACCAACGTCGCAGCTTCGCAGATGCGCAACGCCCTCAATGCCCTCTCGGACACCGTCAAAGACCCCAGTGAAAAGAAGCGTTTCGAGGCTGAGATGGACaacttcttctccctcttccGCAGATTCTTGAACGACAAGGCCAAGGGCAATGTTCTCTCCTGGGATCGCATTGCCCCGCCTCAGCCAAACCAGGTTGTCGAGTACAGCGAGCTCAGCAACTCCGCTTCGGTCGACTACCTCAAGAAACTGGCCGTCATCAAGTTGAATGGTGGCCTCGGTACTTCCATGGGATGCGTTGGTCCAAAGTCCGTCATTGAAGTGAGAGAAGGCATGTCGTTCCTCGACCTCTCCGTCAGGCAGATCGAGTACCTCAACCGTACTTACAACGTCAACGTTCCTCTCGTCCTGATGAACTCCTTCAATACCGACGACGACACCCAGTCAATCATCAAGAAATACGAGGGTCACAACATCGATATCATCACATTCAATCAATCACGCTACCCGCGTGTCCTCAAGGACTCTCTTCTCCCAGCACCCAAGGACTACTCCTCTCCGATCACGGATTGGTATCCCCCCGGCCACGGAGACGTCTTTGAGTCTCTCTACAACTCTGGAACCCTTGACAAGTTGATCGAGCGTGGTGTCGAGATTGTCTTCTTGTCCAATGCCGACAACCTCGGAGCAGTCGTCGATATGCGCATTTTGGAGCACATGGTGACGAATAACTCTGAATACATTATGGAACTGACCGACAAGACCAAGGCAGATGTCAAGGGTGGCACCATCATCGACTACGAGGGCAAGGCTCGCCTACTTGAAATCGCCCAGGTTCCCAAGGAGCATGTGAACGAGTTCAAGTCGATTAAGAAATTCAAGTACTTTAATACCAATAATATCTGGCTGAACCTCCGCGCCATCAAACGCGTGGTGGAGGAGAGTGCTCTTGAAATGGAGATCATTCCAAACGAAAAGTCTATCCCTGCAGACAAGAAGGGAGAAGCAGATATTTCCATCATCCAGCTGGAGACTGCTGTCGGTGCGGCAATCCGTTTCTTCAAGGGTGCTCATGGTGTGAACGTCCCTCGTCGCCGTTTCTTGCCAGTGAAGACTTGCTCCGATCTCATGCTGGTCAAGTCTGACCTGTATACACTTCAGCATGGCCAGCTGGTCATTGACCCTAACCGATTCGGCGGTGCCCCACTCATCAAGTTGGGCACCGACTTCAAGAAAGTTTCAGATTTCCAGAAGCGCATCCCGAGTATTCCTCGCATCCTGGAACTTGACCATCTTACTATCAGTGGAGCCGTCAACCTGGGACGCGGCGTTACGCTCAAGGGTACGGTCATTATTGTAGCTACGGAGGGAAGCACGATCGATATCCCACCAGGGTCGATTCTCGAGAATGTTGTCGTGCAGGGAAGTTTGCGCATCCTGGAGCACTAG
- a CDS encoding uncharacterized protein (EggNog:ENOG410PQRD~COG:A) — MAQVNEGNEPGPRTPRPNVNRRWQNSPNWRSKDSAEQQTEQRGSGSRWERDSRPPQPSFNRTNPSHRDSNREQPTNAARPSNRGSENSANVLVAAPDVPASFAEGRRLYVGNMPYMAKKEDVEALFNSATKHGEGYYQIERIDISIDPFTGRNPSFCFVELASKEQATHAMEELDGRDMLGRPVKIKPGIPKSPKPQFGRRDPSSKEDERPRPFIFDRWGRDDASSHWYGVADEGRRLFVGGLPRMPNQATADYEIQKLFYGFKIEAISKVISPHPSKRSQPGNHYFLFVDLESAEEADRAIKTLGGVSAVWGSPLHINKARGNSQKPAERDKWDEGKPGSTGRQNCEEGNSARSQNWRTPVQPEDKPDTTTTTNITTTPDTLS; from the exons ATGGCCCAAGTTAATGAAGGCAATGAGCCTGGCCCCAGAACCCCAAGGCCCAATGTGAACCGCCGCTGGCAGAACTCTCCGAATTGGCGCTCAAAGGACTCCGCCGAACAACAAACCGAGCAACGCGGATCCGGCTCGAGATGGGAGAGGGACTCCCGACCTCCGCAGCCCAGCTTCAATCGCACCAACCCCAGCCACAGGGATTCCAACCGTGAGCAGCCTACGAACGCTGCCCGCCCTTCCAACAGGGGTTCCGAAAACAGTGCCAATGTCCTGGTGGCGGCCCCCGATGTTCCCGCTTCGTTTGCCGAAGGAAGACGGCTGTACGTCGGTAACATGCCATATATGGCCAAGAAGGAGGACGTTGAAGCGTTATTCAACAGTGCTACAAAGCACGGAGAGGGATATTATCAAAT AGAGCGGATTGATATCTCGATTGACCCCTTCACTGGGAGAAACCCTTCGTTCTGCTTCGTCGAACTCGCCAGCAAGGAACAGGCAACCCATGCCATGGAAGAGCTGGACGGCAGGGATATGCTCGGACGCCCGGTGAAGATCAAACCAGGTATTCCGAAATCACCAAAGCCTCAATTTGGTAGGCGAGACCCTTCAAGTAAAGAAGACGAGCGGCCGCGGCCATTCATATTCGATCGTTGGGGAAGAGATGATGCCTCGAGCCACTGGTACGGCGTTGCCGACGAAGGACGTCGTCTCTTTGTCGGAGGTCTACCCAGAATGCCAAATCAAGCTACGGCAGATTatgagattcagaagttaTTCTACGGCTTCAAAAT TGAAGCAATCAGTAAAGTCATATCACCGCATCCCTCCAAACGATCGCAACCAGGAAACCATTATTTCCTCTTCGTCGATCTCGAATCCGCTGAAGAGGCCGACAGAGCCATCAAAACCCTGGGTGGTGTGAGCGCCGTGTGGGGGAGTCCACTCCACATCAACAAGGCTCGGGGTAACTCCCAGAAGCCAGCGGAAAGGGATAAATGGGACGAAGGTAAACCGGGATCGACTGGTCGCCAGAATTGCGAGGAAGGAAATTCAGCCAGGTCTCAAAATTGGCGCACCCCCGTGCAACCTGAAGATAAACCAGACactaccaccaccaccaacaTTACCACGACTCCAGACACACTCTCGTGA
- a CDS encoding uncharacterized protein (EggNog:ENOG410PVS6~COG:Q), translating to MATQPFTISPSSLRTLQDKTILITGGSSGIGLSTAELFLSLSPTNNISILDLSPPPSTSPLASPQNSRRVHFHKCNITVWKEQRAGFTATVSRFGYLDAVFVNAGIAEYGDQFFRDELDGTGGLKEPDRRVYDVDLAAANDTVKLAIYWMKKTIGMVEGGKRTGSIVMTASLAGYLASAGAPLYSAAKHGIVGLMRALKNDTATLNIAVSVVAPAITVTPIISSPSKRKNVDPAEWAAHMEKIGVPINKPESVALAVAHLVDLGMKANGMGLLVQKDRMVDVERGIAKSREQWMSKEMLDLFRGGRTAPLFENKL from the exons ATGGCCACCCAGCCGTTCACCATCTCCCCCTCCTCGCTCCGAACCCTCCAGGACAAAACCATCCTCATAACTGGCGGTTCTTCTGGCATCGGCCTCTCCACCGCCGAGctcttcctctccctctcaCCCACAAACAACATCTCCATCCTCGACCTCTCTCCTCCCCCTTCAACCTCCCCGCTAGCCAGTCCCCAAAACTCCCGTCGCGTCCACTTCCACAAATGCAACATCACCGTCTGGAAAGAGCAGCGCGCTGGGTTCACGGCGACAGTCTCGCGTTTCGGATACCTCGACGCGGTGTTTGTGAATGCGGGGATTGCGGAGTACGGTGACCAGTTTTTCCGGGATGAGCTAGACGGCACTGGGGGGTTGAAGGAGCCGGATCGGAGGGTATACGATGTGGATCTAGCGGCGGCGAATGATACGGTGAAGTTGGCGATTTAttggatgaagaagacaaTTGGAATGGTAGAAGGCGGGAAGAGGACGGGGAGTATCGTGATGACGGCGAGCCTGGCGGGATATTTGGCGAGTGCGGGAGCGCCGCTGTACAGCGCTGCAAAACATG GAATCGTCGGCTTGATGCGCGCGCTGAAGAATGATACGGCGACGTTGAATATCGCGGTATCTGTGGTCGCGCCAGCCATCACGGTGACGCCCATTATTTCTAGCCCTTCTAAGCGAAAGAATGTCGACCCGGCAGAATGGGCTGCTCACATGGAGAAAATTGGCGTCCCGATCAATAAGCCAGAGAGCGTGGCCCTGGCTGTTGCTCACCTGGTCGACCTGGGCATGAAGGCAAACGGTATGGGGCTGCTCGTGCAGAAAGATCGGATGGTGGATGTTGAACGAGGTATCGCCAAATCGCGAGAACAGTGGATGAGCAAGGAGATGTTGGACTTGTTTAGAGGGGGAAGAACGGCCCCTCTGTTTGAGAATAAGCTATAA
- a CDS encoding uncharacterized protein (EggNog:ENOG410PI2D~COG:S~TransMembrane:2 (o182-208i719-741o)~BUSCO:374at33183) yields the protein MALAAEHIDPLKGDLKQEEVVQAAQDPQSNILPETAERILVEKSRKAGSVAYQFDPNATPEQKDEQVKMTVPTNFHRDKKPSPVAVTTDVVNGTAVDGKTPTTGKTDGQLSPLPPKPSTELSEEERWARDRTGWAPRFHIKEDEVDEGEILLDHQTLLESKLDENLFGDWYHNAGIIVFACLASWFIALIGGGLGWVFIIMAACGTYYRTSIRRTRRNFRDDINRELAKNRLETDTESLEWINSFLVKFWPIYAPVIGDTIINSVDQVLSTATPSFLDSLRLKTFILGTKPPRLEHVKTYPKTEVDTVLMDWKFSFTPNDTMDLTARQLRNKINPKVVLEVRIGKGVVSKGLDVIVEDFAFSGLMRVKFKLQIPFPHIERVDVSFMGEPEIDYVCKPLGGDLLGFDINIIPGLESFIKDQIHSNIAPMMYDPNVFPIEIAKMLAGNPVDQAIGVVAVTLHGAHNLKNTDKFSGSPDPYAVVSINSRTPLAQTKTVHETTNPKWNETHYIIITSFTDSLTMQIYDFNEFRKDKELGTATFPMEGLETDAEHENLSLDIMANGRHRGTLQADVRFFPVMHGGKNPETGVEEPPPELNTGIAKITIEQAKDLDGTKSLVGQLNPYGVLLLNGKEIHITKKLKRTNNPIFTNPSKEVLITDRKAARLGLIIKDDRDLVTDPILGTYQIKLNDMLKMMEKGREWFNLNGAKTGRAKMKVEWKPVALKGVVGSGGYVTPIGVMRIHLQNARNLRNVETMGKSDPYVRVLLSGIEKARTVTWRNNLNPDWDEVVYIPMHSPREKIILEVLDEESIGKDRPLGMLELSAADYIREGEDGQYEVDDEKQLLSTPLRLEGRGNPKGTLNYTVAFYPTLNVADPEEEEEEAKTKQAMDGQVAVETRKSIDSARSGATGPPQPNGEDKANGRPSADTTRSKQLSNGEMEEAETPTEKVVPKIRITSQDVHNYESGLIVFKIIEGQLSQQDVHLEVLMDDHAFPCYTSNKARSKHITFNDVGDAFVRELEFSKITLRLVEKSDSKGDDDHDGAIAKLSGPTLTTLQQCLYKPTELTLRSGEGAVSKVTVSLKYIPVKMTLDPSESINNMGNLRVDVLDAADLPSADRNGFSDPYCKFKLNGKDVFKTKVQKKTLHPAWNEWFECSIPSRIAADFKVDVYDWDFGEKSDFLGGASIALDQLDPFRSQEVSIPLDGKSGAIRLKLLFKSDYVVRSRQGSSTFSGTFAAPGKIVGAPVKTVGLIGGGVVKGASFLKHGILRVRHGKEDSDASSATEIASSSNGAPVVPNVEVTPTPQKAPALVDSSPPPSTIASSQLHSRSRSTASQVGERLGFGGSGVKGETGMATFTVVSATGYPPSTNVRVTIKQSTAKGWKEVHKSKAHKAGSGSAVNFDQAQETFRVKDVAADVQFQIQVKDHATFGSDQVLGEGIFFVDDQGSNAGKERSVKVGNGMVNIKTTFTPADNMSIRPGTSHSTAGPMDEPDSPESRKPRRSFLSKRVISSSGS from the exons ATGGCGCTCGCTGCTGAGCACATTGACCCTCTCAAGGGTGACCTGAAGCAGGAAGAAGTCGTCCAGGCTGCTCAGGACCCCCAATCCAACATTCTCCCAGAGACCGCCGAAAGAATCCTCGTCGAGAAGAGCAGGAAGGCCGGCTCAGTGGCCTACCAATTCGATCCCAATGCGACTCCTGAACAAAAGGACGAGCAAGTTAAAATG ACCGTTCCCACAAACTTTCACCGTGACAAAAAGCCATCTCCGGTTGCTGTAACCACTGATGTC GTTAACGGCACCGCTGTCGACGGAAAGACACCCACCACGGGGAAGACAGATGGCCAGCTATCGCCGTTGCCCCCAAAGCCGAGCACGGAACTCTCCGAAGAGGAGCGATGGGCGAGAGACCGAACCGGGTGGGCACCCCGCTTTCACATTAAGGAGGACGAGGTGGATGAGGGGGAGATCCTTCTTGACCACCAGACCTTGCTTGAAAGTAAACTAGACGAAAATCTATTTGGAG ATTGGTATCACAATGCCGGCATCATCGTCTTtgcttgtcttgcttcatGGTTCATCGCTCTTATCGGTGGTGGTCTGGGATGGGTGTTTATCATCATGGCGGCCTGTGGAACTTACTATCGAACATCGATACGCCGTACCCGAAGGAATTTCCGAGACGATATCAACCGCGAATTGGCTAAGAATCGACTTGAGACCGATACAGAAAGTCTCGAGTGGATTAACAGCTTTCTCGTCAAGTTCTGGCCTATCTATGCACCGGTTATCGGTGACACGATCATCAATTCAGTTGACCAGGTTCTCAGCACGGCGACGCCATCATTTTTGGACAGTTTGCGTTTGAAGACCTTCATCCTAGGTACCAAACCTCCGCGATTGGAGCATGTTAAAACCTACCCAAAGACAGAGGTCGATACCGTTCTCATGGACTGGAAATTCAGCTTCACCCCAAACGACACCATGGACTTGACAGCCCGCCAGCTTCGCAACAAAATCAACCCTAAGGTTGTTTTGGAGGTCCGTATCGGCAAGGGCGTGGTCAGCAAAGGCCTTGACGTGATCGTCGAAGATTTCGCCTTCTCAGGTTTAATGCGAGTCAAATTCAAGCTCCAGATTCCCTTCCCACATATTGAACGTGTGGATGTATCCTTCATGGGCGAACCTGAAATTGACTACGTATGCAAACCCCTGGGAGGAGATCTTTTGGGCTTTGATATCAATATTATCCCCGGATTGGAAAGCTTCATCAAGGACCAGATCCATAGCAATATCGCACCCATGATGTATGACCCGAACGTCTTCCCCATCGAAATCGCAAAGATGCTTGCTGGAAACCCGGTAGACCAGGCTATTGGAGTCGTCGCTGTCACCCTTCATGGCGCCCACAACCTTAAGAACACCGACAAGTTCTCCGGCTCCCCTGATCCGTATGCGGTCGTTTCTATCAACAGCCGTACTCCGCTCGCTCAAACCAAAACTGTCCATGAAACTACGAATCCCAAATGGAACGAGACGCACTACATTATTATTACCTCTTTCACCGATTCACTCACTATGCAGATTTATGACTTCAACGAATTCCGGAAGGATAAGGAACTTGGCACTGCAACTTTCCCGATGGAAGGACTCGAAACTGACGCAGAACATGAAAACCTATCCCTCGACATTATGGCGAATGGCCGACACAGGGGAACTTTACAAGCAGATGTTCGATTTTTCCCAGTTATGCATGGAGGCAAGAATCCGGAAACGGGGGTGGAAGAGCCACCACCGGAATTGAACACGGGTATTGCAAAGATCACAATCGAACAGGCCAAGGATCTGGACGGAACCAAGAGTCTTGTTGGGCAGCTAAATCCCTATGGAGTTCTACTTTTGAACGGCAAGGAAATTCATATAACCAAAAAGCTTAAGCGCACGAACAACCCCATCTTCACGAACCCATCAAAGGAAGTCCTTATTACTGACCGGAAAGCTGCTCGTCTTGGCTTGATCATCAAGGATGATCGCGACCTTGTCACTGACCCAATCCTCGGAACCTATCAGATCAAGCTGAACGATATGCTGAAGATGATGGAAAAGGGACGCGAATGGTTTAATCTTAATGGTGCAAAGACTGGACGCGCCAAAATGAAAGTGGAGTGGAAACCTGTTGCTCTCAAAGGTGTCGTTGGCAGCGGTGGCTATGTTACCCCGATCGGAGTCATGCGAATCCACCTGCAAAATGCTAGGAACCTTAGGAACGTGGAAACTATGGGTAAATCTGATCCTTATGTGAGGGTACTTCTTTCTGGAATAGAAAAGGCTCGCACTGTCACCTGGAGAAACAACCTGAACCCTGATTGGGACGAAGTTGTGTATATTCCGATGCACTCTCCTCGGGAAAAGATCATTCTGGAAGTTCTGGACGAAGAAAGCATTGGCAAAGATCGACCTCTTGGGATGTTGGAGCTGTCTGCTGCAGACTACATTCGAGAGGGAGAAGACGGTCAATACGAAGTCGATGACGAGAAACAGCTTCTCTCAACCCCACTGCGTCTGGAAGGTCGTGGCAATCCTAAGGGCACTCTCAATTACACAGTCGCCTTTTACCCAACGCTCAACGTGGCAGaccctgaagaagaagaggaagaagccAAAACCAAGCAGGCTATGGACGGCCAGGTGGCTGTGGAAACCAGGAAGAGCATTGATAGTGCGCGGTCCGGAGCCACCGGCCCACCCCAACCAAATGGGGAGGACAAAGCCAACGGCCGCCCAAGCGCTGACACAACCAGGTCCAAACAGCTGTCTAATGGTGAAATGGAAGAAGCTGAAACCCCGACCGAAAAAGTTGTTCCGAAGATCCGTATTACATCACAAGATGTGCATAATTACG AATCCGGTTTGATTGTTTTCAAGATTATTGAAGGCCAGCTATCCCAGCAGGATGTCCATCTTGAGGTTCTAATGGATGATCATGCGTTCCCATGTTACACGTCTAATAAGGCACGCTCCAAACATATTACTTTCAATGATG TTGGAGATGCCTTCGTTCGTGAACTTGAATTTTCAAAGATAACTCTTCGCTTGGTTGAAAAGTCCGATTCGAAAGGCGATGACGATCACGATGGCGCCATCGCGAAACTCAGCGGTCCGACGCTTACTACACTACAACAATGCTTG TATAAACCGACCGAGTTGACGCTTAGGTCCGGCGAAGGTGCCGTCAGCAAGGTTACAGTGAGCCTGAAGTATATACCAGTGAAGATGACGCTGGATCCTTCAGAAAGTATCAATAATATGGGCAATTTGCGGGTCGATGTTCTTGATGCCGCAGATTTACCGTCCGCAGATCGAAATGGATTCAGTGACCCATACTGCAAGTTCAAGCTTAACGGAAAGGATGTTTTCAAAACAAAGGTTCAAAAGAAAACGCTACATCCCGCTTGGAACGAGTGGTTTGAGTGCTCTATTCCATCAAGAATTGCAGCAGATTTCAAGGTTGATGTATATGACTGGGATTTTGGAGAAAAATCCGATTTCTTGGGTGGAGCTTCGATTGCCCTGGACCAGCTTGACCCATTCCGTTCACAGGAAGTGTCCATTCCTCTGGATGGCAAATCAGGTGCCATTCGACTGAAGCTCCTTTTCAAATCGGATTATGTGGTACGATCCAGACAAGGCTCTTCCACCTTCTCTGGAACTTTCGCTGCACCCGGGAAGATCGTCGGTGCTCCAGTGAAAACTGTTGGACTGATTGGCGGTGGGGTGGTCAAAGGCGCTTCATTCTTGAAACATGGCATTTTGCGAGTCCGCCACGGAAAGGAAGACTCTGATGCTTCTTCCGCCACCGAGATTGCATCCTCAAGCAATGGTGCTCCTGTTGTGCCAAATGTTGAAGTTACTCCCACGCCTCAAAAAGCCCCAGCTCTCGTTGACAGCTCACCGCCTCCCTCTACAATTGCGTCGTCTCAGCTGCACTCCCGTTCTCGAAGTACCGCCTCCCAGGTTGGGGAAAGACTTGGCTTCGGTGGTTCAGGTGTGAAAGGGGAAACTGGAATGGCGACGTTCACAGTCGTTTCCGCCACTGGCTATCCACCATCCACCAATGTCCGGGTTACGATTAAACAGTCTACCGCCAAGGGATGGAAAGAAGTCCATAAGTCCAAAGCTCACAAGGCGGGCTCAGGAAGTGcagtcaattttgaccagGCCCAAGAGACCTTCAGAGTGAAGGACGTTGCTGCAGATGTTCAGTTCCAGATCCAGGTCAAGGACCACGCCACCTTCGGCTCAGACCAGGTCCTCGGCGAAGGGATCTTCTTCGTGGACGATCAAGGCTCAAACGCCGGAAAAGAGCGCAGTGTCAAGGTCGGAAACGGGATGGTTAACATCAAGACAACATTCACTCCAGCGGATAACATGTCGATAAGACCAGGGACTTCGCACTCGACCGCCGGGCCAATGGACGAACCGGATAGCCCAGAATCAAGAAAGCCCAGAAGAAGCTTTTTGTCCAAGCGAGTCATCAGTTCTTCTGGTAGTTAA
- the STI1 gene encoding Hsp90 cochaperone (EggNog:ENOG410PITI~COG:O~BUSCO:5315at33183) — protein sequence MSAMADALKAEGNKAFAAKDFNLAVEKFSAAIALDSSNHVLYSNRSGAYASLKNFDKALEDANKTTELKPDWPKGWGRKGAAMHGLGDLVGAHDAYEEALKLDPANAQAKSGLESVKRAIDAEARADGVAGDPTGGLGRMFNDPQLIQKLANNPKTSQLLADPSFMAKLQKVAQNPNSIGEEMRDPRFLQVISVLLGIDMQFGAPPEGGAQPSGQPKEAEEDVPMPDAKPQKAPEPEPEPEPEDEETIAKRKAKEAADKEKNLGTENYKKRQFDAAIEHYSKAWELHKDIAYLTNLSAAYFEKGEYQHTIEACEKAISEGREMLADFKLIAKAFGRIGSSYEKLGDLPKAIVNYQKSLTEHRTPDILSKLRSAEKAQLKAEKDAYVNPEEAEKARELGNQKFKDADWPAAVDAYTEMTKRAPDDPRGYSNRAAALIKLMAFPQAVQDCDEAIKRDPKFIRAYLRKAQALFAMKEYNRCLDVCTEAAEHDESGSSAREIEQQQQKALEAQFSARAGETEAETAERIQRDPEIMAIVQDPVMQSILQQARSDPAALQEHMKNATVRMKIQKLIAAGVIRLGR from the exons atGTCCGCAATGGCCGACGCTCTGAAGGCTGAGGGCAACAAGGCGTTCGCCGCGAAGGACTTCAACTTAGCCGT TGAGAAATTCTCCGCGGCCATTGCACTCGATTCCAGCAACCATGTCTTGTACTCCAACCGGTCCGGTGCCTACGCTTCCCTTAAGAATTTCGACAAAGCCCTCGAGGATGCCAACAAAACCACCGAGTTGAAGCCAGACTGGCCCAAGGGTTGGGGCCGAAAGGGCGCTGCGATGCATGGATTGGGAGATCTCG TCGGTGCCCATGATGCATATGAAGAGGCTCTCAAGTTGGACCCAGCCAATGCCCAGGCGAAATCCGGTCTTGAGTCCGTGAAGCGGGCAATTGATGCTGAAGCTAGGGCAGACGGCGTCGCAGGAGACCCAACAGGTGGCTTGGGTCGGATGTTCAACGACCCGCAGCTCATCCAGAAACTGGCGAACAACCCAAAAACCTCCCAGCTCCTTGCCGATCCCTCATTTATGGCCAAGCTTCAAAAGGTAGCGCAGAATCCAAACAGCATCGGCGAAGAGATGCGTGACCCTCGGTTCCTTCAAGTCATTAGCGTTTTGCTTGGAATTGATATGCAGTTCGGAGCTCCTCCCGAAGGTGGTGCTCAACCCAGTGGACAACCAAAGGAAGCCGAAGAGGATGTCCCCATGCCAGACGCAAAGCCTCAAAAGGCGCCTGAACCAGAGCCCGAGCCCGAGCCTGAAGACGAGGAGACAATTGCAAAACGAAAGGCAAAGGAAGCAGCCGACAAGGAGAAAAATCTAGGTACAGAAAATTATAAGAAGCGACAATTTGATGCTGCCATTGAGCATTATAGCAAGGCATGGGAATTACACAAAGATATTGCCTACCTTACCAACCTCAGCGCCGCTTATTTCGAAAAGGGGGAGTACCAACACACTATCGAGGCCTGCGAGAAAGCCATCTCTGAAGGTCGTGAAATGTTGGCCGATTTCAAGCTTATCGCAAA GGCGTTTGGAAGAATCGGTTCATCATACGAGAAGCTGGGAGATTTACCAAAAGCTATTGTCAATTACCAGAAATCCCTTACCGAACATCGCACGCCCGATATCCTTTCCAAGCTACGAAGCGCGGAAAAGGCCCAGCTTAAGGCTGAGAAGGACGCCTATGTTAATCCTGAGGAAGCTGAAAAGGCTCGTGAGCTTGGAAACCAGAAATTTAAGGATGCTGACTGGCCAGCCGCTGTTGACGCCTACACCGAGATGACAAAGCGTGCTCCTGACGATCCTCGTGGCTATAGCAACCGCGCCGCTGCATTGATTAAACTTATGGCGTTCCCCCAGGCTGTCCAGGATTGCGACGAGGCGATCAAGCGTGACCCAAAGTTTATTCGAGCATACCTGAGAAAGGCACAGGCACTGTTTGCCATGAAGGAATACAACAGGTGCCTTGATGTGTGTACTGAAGCTGCCGAGCATGATGAAAGCGGGTCCAGTGCTCGTGAAATcgaacaacaacagcagaaGGCCTTGGAAGCGCAATTCAGCGCGCGTGCTGGTGAGACCGAAGCGGAGACTGCTGAGAGGATTCAACGCGATCCTGAG ATTATGGCTATTGTGCAAGACCCAGTCATGCAAAGCATCTTGCAGCAGGCGAGAAGTGACCCCGCCGCGTTGCAGGAGCATATGAAGAATGCTACTGTTAGGATGAAGATCCAGAAGCTGATTGCGGCTGGCGTGATTCGTCTTGGCCGGTAA